Proteins encoded within one genomic window of Pieris brassicae chromosome 12, ilPieBrab1.1, whole genome shotgun sequence:
- the LOC123717396 gene encoding protein CDV3 homolog, whose amino-acid sequence MADLDDFFAKKDRKKSKSVKKFATADEMAKKLEDTKQKTDVRPKKDRPATEGEEAGSIREEEEWKEYEEPVKDYTGLKLQVLQRGTRAPESGRDTAAEDSTPENSKNKGPWNKPVEAEQVVVKPPPPPVEEKIRATSTYVPPQSRQRPCDGSVRRPQNKASLDIHNEDYFPVLGAGAKRGGGWSTAGGAPPPRAQHALNPLALGNRFTSLPDDS is encoded by the exons ATGGCTGATCTAGACGATTTCTTCGCAAAAAAAGATCGTAAAAAGTCTAAGTCGGTCAAAAAGTTTGCTACTGCGGATGAAATGGCGAAAAAATTGGAGGACACAAAACAGAAAACGGATGTAAGACCGAAGAAAGACAGGCCGGCGACAGAAGGCGAGGAGGCTGGATCAATTAGG GAAGAAGAGGAGTGGAAAGAATATGAAGAACCTGTAAAGGATTATACAGGCCTCAAGCTACAGGTGCTGCAGAGAGGTACTAGAGCTCCAGAAAGTGGGCGGGATACAGCTGCTGAAGACTCTACCCCTGAAAACTCAAAAAACAAGGGCCCATGGAACAAGCCG GTGGAAGCAGAACAAGTAGTGGTTAAACCTCCACCACCACCTGTGGAAGAGAAAATCCGTGCGACATCCACTTATGTCCCGCCACAGTCGAGACAACGCCCTTGTGATGGATCAGTTCGGCGTCCCCAGAAT AAAGCGTCTCTGGACATCCACAACGAGGACTACTTCCCTGTGCTGGGTGCGGGGGCGAAACGCGGTGGGGGTTGGAGCACGGCGGGAGGTGCCCCCCCGCCCCGCGCACAGCACGCACTCAACCCGCTGGCACTCGGCAACCGATTCACGTCTTTGCCCGACGACAGTTAG
- the LOC123717099 gene encoding cytochrome c oxidase subunit 7C, mitochondrial-like codes for MLGVVTRSSLLGRNVMKTFIRNGSHGGVPGENLPFDIQNRHKLTLMFTVFIGSGLGAPFLITRHQLLKK; via the exons ATGTTGGGTGTTGTAACCAGGTCAAGCCTCCTTGGAAGGAATGTGATGAAAACATTCATCAGGAATGGATCCCATGGAGGTGTTCCAGGGGag aaTCTGCCATTTGACATCCAAAACAGGCACAAACTTACTTTAATGTTTACTGTTTTCATTGGATCCGGTCTAGGAGCACCCTTCCTCATCACCCGCCACCAACTGCTTAAGAAGTAA
- the LOC123717095 gene encoding actin-related protein 6 translates to MSETSCYILDNGAYTAKVGLSTMEPKIVPNCIMKAKSERRRPFIGSQLDECRDASGLFYILPFQKGFLINWDTQKTIWDFIFSKECCPVNFSETPLILTEPLFNFHSIQEAMTEIFFEEYECQSLLRINATDLAEYHYRKLHKNEGTVVVDSGYSFTYIVPYINGKKYKEGIRRIDVGGKVLTNHLKEILSYRQLNVMEESYVINQAKEDSCFVSRDFMGDMQITRRTGSRNTIVKDYVLPDYTTLRRGYLRDIVRPNEDLEQQTLRMNNERFSIPELLFHPSDVGIPQMGIPEAIINSIDSCPEGNKESLLENIILYGGNALFPGFRDRVFNEVRALALDHFDVNVSIAENPITYAWEGGKYLFKDPDFYSFCLTKEEYEEEGRNLAFERFDI, encoded by the exons ATGAGTGAAACTTCTTGTTATATTCTTGATAATGGGGCTTATACAGCTAAAGTAGGTTTATCCACAATGGAACCGAAAATTGTACCCAATTGTATTATGAAAGCTAAATCAGAACGCCGTCGACCATTCATAGGCTCACAACTTGATGAATGTCGCGATGCTTCGGgcttattttacatattaccATTCCAAAAAggttttcttattaattggGACACGCAAAAAACAATATGGGACTTTATATTTAGCAAAGAATGTTGTCCAGTAAATTTTAGTGAAACTCCATTGATTTTGACAGAGCCTTTGTTTAACTTTCATTCAATTCAAGAAGCAATGACGGAAATTTTTTTTGAGGAGTATGAATGTCAGTCATTATTACGTATTAATGCAACAGATTTGGCAGAATATCATTATAGAAAGCTTCATAAAAATGAAGGTACTGTAGTTGTTGATTCTGGCTACAGCTTTACTTACATAGTTCCATATATAAATGGAAAAAAGTATAAGGAAGGTATTAGGCGCATAGATGTTGGAGGAAAAGTCTTAACTAACCATTTAAAAGAGATTTTAAGTTATCGTCAGCTAAATGTTATGGAGGAGAGTTATGTTATTAATCAGGCAAAGGAAGACTCCTGTTTTGTATCACGTGATTTCATGGGAGATATGCAAATAACTAGAAGAACAG GTTCTAGAAACACAATAGTTAAGGACTATGTTTTACCAGATTacaccacattaaggagaggATATCTTCGAGATATTGTTAGACCAAATGAAGATTTAGAACAACAAACATTACGAATGAACAATGAACGATTTAGCATACCAGAACTATTGTTTCATCCTTCAGATGTTGGAATACCACAAATGGGTATACCAGAAGcaataattaatagtattgATTCCTGTCCTGAAGGTAATAAGGAAAGTCTGTTGgagaatataatattgtatggtGGTAATGCTTTGTTTCCGGGATTTCGTGATAGAGTTTTTAATGAAGTTCGTGCATTAGCATTAGACCACTTCGATGTAAACGTTAGTATTGCCGAAAACCCAATTACCTATGCGTGGGAAGGTGGaaagtatttgtttaaagATCCTGACTTTTATTCATTTTGTCTAACAAAAGAAGAATATGAAGAGGAAGGAAGGAATTTGGCATTTGAAAGGTTTGATATATAG
- the LOC123717094 gene encoding T-complex protein 1 subunit epsilon gives MSMFPGTVAFDEYGRPFIILRDQESQKRMTGIDALKSHIQAARQISGILRTSLGPRGLDKMMVSSDGEVTVTNDGATILKMMDVEHQIGKLMVQLAQSQDDEIGDGTTGVVVLAGALLEQASNLLDKGIHPIRIADGFELAAATALAHLDSISEAFPVNKNTREHLIKVAMTTLGSKVVVKCHRLMAEIAVDAVLSVADLEKRDVNFELIKVEGKVGGRMEDSMLVRGVVIDKTMSHPQMPKVLKDVKLAILTCAFEPPKPKTKHKLQVGSVEEYRDLRQYEHEKFIEMVRKVKDTGATLAICQWGFDDEANHLLLSEQLPAVRWVGGPEMELIAIATGGRIVPRFEELSPEKLGHCGLVRELTFGTTKDEMLVIEECSNSRAVTVLVRGGNRMIVEEAKRSVHDALCIVRSLVQDSRVVYGGGAAEVTCSLAVAREADKLSSLDQYSYRAFADALEAIPMALAENSGLSPIDALSDVKARQAAENNPNLGIDCMNSDSNDMKALNVIESLHSKKQQIALATQLVKMILKIDDVRSPADNMQ, from the exons atgtcCATGTTCCCAGGAACTGTGGCTTTCGACGAATATGGTCGtccttttattattctaaggGATCAAGAGAGCCAAAAGCGGATGACCGGTATTGATGCTTTGAAG TCCCATATTCAAGCAGCACGTCAAATCTCGGGGATCCTCCGAACATCTTTGGGGCCCCGTGGTCTTGACAAAATGATGGTATCTTCTGATGGTGAAGTGACAGTCACTAATGATGGAGCTACTATTCTAAAGATGATGGATGTTGAACACCAGATTGGAAAATTGATGGTACAACTAGCTCAGAGTCAGGATGATGAGATTGGTGATGGTACCACTGGTGTTGTTGTCTTAGCAG GCGCTCTTTTGGAGCAGGCATCCAACTTGTTAGATAAGGGTATTCACCCAATAAGAATTGCTGATGGTTTTGAGTTAGCTGCAGCAACTGCTTTGGCACACCTAGACAGCATCAGTGAAGCCTTCCCAGTTAACAAGAATACAAGGGAACATCTCATTAAGGTTGCCATGACAACTCTTGGTAGTAAAGTTGTTGTTAAATGTCACCGCTTGATGGCAGAAATTGCTGTTGAT gCTGTTCTGTCAGTAGCAGACTTAGAGAAGCGTGATGTCAATTTTGAACTAATTAAAGTTGAAGGGAAGGTTGGAGGAAGGATGGAAGATTCCATGCTTGTTCGTGGTGTTGTCATAGACAAAACTATGAGCCACCCACAAATGCCTAAAGTTCTTAAAGATGTAAAACTGGCAATCCTAACCTGCGCATTTGAACCACCCAAGCCAAAAACCAAGCATAAGCTCCAAGTTGGCTCAGTTGAAGAATACAGAGACTTAAGGCAGTATGAACATGAAAAGTTTATTGAAATGGTCCGCAAAGTTAAGGATACTGGTGCTACACTGGCCATCTGCCAATGGGGCTTTGATGATGAAGCAAATCACCTTCTCCTGTCTGAACAATTGCCAGCAGTAAGATGGGTTGGTGGACCTGAGATGGAGTTAATAGCTATTGCTACTGGTGGTCGTATTGTGCCTAGATTTGAAGAGTTATCTCCAGAGAAACTTGGACACTGTGGACTTGTGAGAGAATTGA CTTTTGGCACAACAAAGGATGAGATGTTGGTGATTGAAGAGTGCTCAAACTCTCGTGCTGTCACAGTTTTGGTTCGTGGCGGTAACCGAATGATTGTTGAGGAGGCAAAACGCAGTGTGCATGATGCATTATGCATTGTTAGAAGTTTGGTTCAG GACTCTCGTGTAGTATATGGTGGAGGTGCAGCTGAAGTGACTTGTTCCTTGGCTGTAGCACGTGAAGCTGATAAATTATCTTCACTTGATCAGTATTCCTACAGAGCTTTTGCTGATGCCTTGGAAGCTATTCCTATGGCATTAGCTGAGAACAG TGGTTTGTCTCCAATTGATGCTCTATCAGATGTGAAGGCTCGTCAGGCAGCCGAGAACAATCCAAATCTTGGAATTGATTGCATGAACAGTG attcAAATGATATGAAAGCACTCAATGTAATTGAATCCCTTCACTCTAAGAAGCAACAGATTGCACTCGCCACTCAACTTGTCAAAATGATACTCAAAATTGATGATGTTCGCTCTCCAGCTGATaatatgcaataa
- the LOC123717097 gene encoding nascent polypeptide-associated complex subunit alpha, with amino-acid sequence MPELTELDKATASMTEKRKEETASSDSDSDDSIPELEDAGAPGAGGITNPIAGIDIVSKAKQTRGEKKARKIMSKLGLKPVQGVNRVTIRKSKNILFVINSPDVYKNPHSDTYIVFGEAKIEDLSQQATMAAAERFKAPETTTAGNDTATAGTTVAPIAEEEDEDGVDETGVDEKDVEIVMSQANVSRAKAVRALRNNQSDIVNAIMELTM; translated from the exons ATGCCTGAACTAACAGAATTAGACAAAGCTACAGCTTCCATGACTGAGAAGAGGAAGGAAGAGACAGCCTCTTCAGACAGTGATTCTGATGATTCCATTCCAGAATTGGAAGATGCAG GTGCACCAGGAGCTGGAGGCATCACTAACCCCATTGCAGGCATTGATATTGTCTCTAAAGCAAAGCAAACTCGTGGGGAAAAGAAAGCTAGAAAGATTATGAGCAAGTTGGGACTCAAGCCT GTACAAGGAGTAAACAGAGTAACAATAAGGAAGTCCAAGAACATTCTTTTTGTTATCAACTCACCAGATGTATACAAAAACCCTCACTCTGACACATACATAGTATTTGGAGAGGCCAAGATTGAAGATCTTTCACAACAGGCAACTATGGCTGCTGCTGAACGCTTTAAGGCACCTGAAACTACAACAGCTGGAAATGATACTGCTACTGCTGGAACG aCGGTTGCACCAATAGCTGAAGAAGAAGATGAAGATGGTGTAGATGAAACTGGTGTCGATGAGAAGGATGTAGAAATAGTCATGTCCCAAGCCAATGTGTCTCGAGCTAAAGCAGTTCGGGCACTTCGGAACAATCAATCAGATATTGTCAATGCTATTATG GAGCTGACAATGTAA